The following are from one region of the Takifugu rubripes chromosome 12, fTakRub1.2, whole genome shotgun sequence genome:
- the sem1 gene encoding 26S proteasome complex subunit SEM1: MSEKKQTVDLGLLEEDDEFEEFPAEDWTGLDEDEDAHVWEDNWDDDNVEDDFSNQLRAELEKHGYKMETS, encoded by the exons ATGTCGGAGAAGAAGCAGACTGTTGACCTCGGTCTGCTGGAGGAAGACGACGAGTTCGAGGAGTTCCCGGCCGAAG ATTGGACGGGGCTGGATGAAGACGAGGATGCTCATGTTTGGGAGGACAACTGGGACGATGACAACGTAGAGGACGATTTCTCCAATCAGTTGAG GGCCGAGCTGGAAAAACACGGCTACAAGATGGAGACGTCGTAG